One segment of Gadus chalcogrammus isolate NIFS_2021 chromosome 8, NIFS_Gcha_1.0, whole genome shotgun sequence DNA contains the following:
- the LOC130388188 gene encoding 40S ribosomal protein S15, whose product MADVEIKKKRTFRKFTYRGVDLDQLLDMSYEQLMQLYCARQRRRLNRGLRRKQQSLLKRLRKAKKEAPPMEKPEVVKTHLRDMVILPEMVGSMVGVYNGKTFNQVEIKPEMCGHYLGEFSITYKPVKHGRPGIGATHSSRFIPLK is encoded by the exons ATG GCGGACGTTGAGATCAAGAAGAAGCGTACCTTCAGGAAGTTCACCTACAGAGGTGTGGACCTGGACCAGCTCCTGGACATGTCCTA TGAGCAGCTTATGCAGCTGTACTGCGCCCGCCAGAGGAGAAGGCTTAACCGTGGCCTTCGCCGCAAGCAGCAGTCCCTCCTGAAGCGCCTGCGCAAGGCCAAGAAGGAGGCTCCCCCAATGGAGAAGCCGGAGGTGGTCAAGACTCACTTGAGAGACATGGTCATCCTGCCCGAGATGGTTGGCTCAATGGTCGGCGTGTACAACGGAAAGACCTTCAACCAGGTGGAAATCAAG cctGAGATGTGTGGCCACTACCTGGGAGAGTTCTCCATCACCTACAAGCCGGTCAAGCACGGTCGCCCTGGTATTGGAGCTACACACTCCTCTCGTTTCATCCCTCTGAAGTAG
- the LOC130388189 gene encoding calponin-2-like: MSAFNRGPSYGFSAEVKNKIAQKYDHQKEEELRVWIEDVTGCSIGPDFQKGLKNGVTLCQLINKLQPGSVKKINQSSMNWHQLENLTTFTKAITMYGLRPHDIFEANDLFESGNMTQVQTTLLALASMAKTKGCQPRVDIGIKYADKQERAFDEEKMKAGQCVIGLQMGTNKLASQAGMNAYGTRRHLYDHKSQTLAPMDSSTISLQMGTNKGASQAGMTAPGTRRAIYDQKLGTDKCDNTTTSLQMGSNQGASQKGQNFGLGRQIYDAKYCPAGGEAAEGEEMAGSAREYIPDYQDEGYQGYQEEEPRVYPDDGTDY, translated from the exons ATGTCGGCCTTTAACAGGGGACCTTCATATGGGTTTTCAGCGGAAGTGAAAAATAAG ATTGCCCAGAAGTATGACCatcagaaggaggaggagctcagggTGTGGATAGAGGATGTGACCGGCTGCTCCATCGGGCCAGACTTCCAGAAGGGTCTAAAGAATGGCGTCACACTCTGTCA GCTGATAAACAAACTTCAGCCAGGCTCTGTGAAAAAGATCAACCAGTCTTCCATGAACTGGCATCAG CTGGAGAACCTGACTACCTTCACCAAAGCCATCACCATGTACGGCCTGAGGCCTCATGATATATTTGAGGCAAATGATCTGTTTGAGAGCGGCAACATGACGCAGGTCCAGACTACACTGTTGGCGCTCGCTAGCATG GCAAAGACCAAGGGCTGCCAGCCCCGGGTGGACATCGGCATCAAGTACGCCGACAAACAGGAGCGGGCCTTCGACGAGGAGAAGATGAAGGCGGGCCAGTGCGTCATCGGCCTGCAG ATGGGAACCAACAAGTTAGCCAGCCAGGCGGGCATGAACGCATACGGCACCAGGAGACACCTGTACGACCACAAGTCCCAGACCCTGGCCCCCATGGACAGCTCTACCATCAGCCTGCAGATGGGCACCAACAAGGGAGCCAGCCAG GCCGGCATGACCGCCCCGGGTACGAGGCGCGCCATCTACGACCAGAAGCTGGGAACAGACAAGTGCGACAACACCACCACGTCCCTGCAGATGGGCTCCAACCAGGGCGCCAGTCAGAAGGGCCAGAACTTCGGCCTGGGACGGCAGATCTATGACGCCAAGTACTGCCCGGCGGGCGGCGAGGCGGCGGAGGGCGAGGAGATGGCCGGCAGCGCCAGGGAGTACATCCCCGATTACCAGGACGAAGGCTACCAGGGttaccaggaggaggagccgcgGGTGTACCCCGACGATGGGACCGACTAttag
- the LOC130388185 gene encoding LOW QUALITY PROTEIN: mediator of RNA polymerase II transcription subunit 26-like (The sequence of the model RefSeq protein was modified relative to this genomic sequence to represent the inferred CDS: deleted 2 bases in 1 codon), with amino-acid sequence MTTVSATPQQMRDRLLKAVDSHSNICNMVAVLEVITYLEKYPITKEALEETRLGKLINDVRKKTNNEDLAKRAKKLLRNWQKLIDPGPAETPTRGPGAPPASTNGGLHPCRTDARQLLPPDVLVEGKGVPDVKVRNDVHNTYSPKAAKSSNRKRRAEQRDGGVHLPEKISRMAYEHSLSPPLTNGTASSPEALLELEVVPSPDRPPRTDHLDNDKHNKIPVNAVKPRPSSPGVAKLPSTSSLIKVAVMQQQVRMEDGGCGVGGAGGGGYYQAKSPRGVTTSPRGVKETMTKRSSAYAPKGVPSPTPRGSPLPSSQPAASLAQSPLGNRLPHPSYRSSAQWASTSQSSSSSQCPPHDSFITLESPSISPRPSQHSPTQRRPSAEATASIVVAEETDGPPLTPSERKRRKKYRSRDYAVNLDGQKTEDTVKPVRLKERRITFDPVTGQIKSMVHKEPFQTEEAGVPDSAECTKRTENIVPQTPLPPSAPTFGPAAAPPFASAPPVNPAPAPAPNPNPFQQTNWKELSRNEIIQSYLNLQSNMLTSSGVQTPSAHFFMSEYLKREEPGVKEAREMHVLQKDSSVAHRPGVSGEVTDTELDRIHTQHWPGVNGCYDTKGAWFDWTECISLDPHGGESRLNILPYVCLD; translated from the exons ATGACAACGGTCTCGGCAACTCCGCAGCAGATGAGGGACCGGCTGCTGAAGGCCGTCGACAGTCACAGCAAT ATTTGCAATATGGTGGCGGTCTTGGAAGTAATTACCTATTTGGAAAAGTATCCCATCACCAAAGAAGCACTTGAG GAAACTCGCCTAGGAAAGTTAATCAACGATGTGCGGAAGAAAACCAACAATGAAGACCTTGCAAAGCGTGCTAAGAAGCTCTTGAGGAACTGGCAGAAGCTGATTGATCCAGGACCTGCCGAGACACCAACGCGTGGACCCGGGGCCCCTCCTGCCTCTACAAACGGAGGCTTGCATCCCTGCCGGACAGATGCCCGTCAGCTGCTGCCCCCC GACGTCTTGGTTGAAGGCAAGGGCGTCCCAGATGTCAAAGTCAGAAACGATGTTCATAACACTTACTCGCCCAAAGCGGCGAAATCGAGCAACCGCAAGCGGCGGGCAGAGCAGAGGGATGGCGGCGTGCACTTGCCAGAAAAGATATCGAGGATGGCTTATGAACACTCTCTATCGCCTCCGCTCACCAACGGCACTGCGAGCAGTCCCGAGGCGCTGCTCGAGCTGGAGGTTGTTCCATCTCCTGACAGACCGCCGCGGACGGATCATCTCgacaatgacaaacacaacAAGATCCCCGTCAATGCGGTAAAGCCTCGCCCCAGCTCCCCCGGAGTGGCAAAACTACCTAGCACTTCTTCATTGATCAAGGTTGCAGTGATGCAGCAGCAGGTCAGAATGGAGGATGGGGGATGTGGGGTaggaggagcgggaggtggAGGATATTATCAAGCTAAAAGCCCACGTGGCGTCACCACTAGTCCCCGGGGTGTGAAAGAAACAATGACCAAGCGCTCTTCTGCATATGCACCAAAAGGTGTCCCCAGCCCCACGCCGCGCGGCTCCCCTCTGCCTTCGTCCCAGCCCGCGGCGTCGCTAGCCCAATCGCCTCTTGGCAACAGGCTGCCGCACCCTTCCTACAGGTCTTCTGCGCAGTGGGCCAGTACTTCACAAAGCTCTTCTTCGTCTCAATGTCCCCCGCATGACTCGTTTATAACACTGGAATCACCGTCGATCTCCCCGCGTCCCTCCCAGCACAGCCCCACCCAACGCAGACCGTCCGCCGAGGCCACCGCCAGCATCGTGGTCGCCGAGGAGACGGACGGACCACCTCTCACCCCCtcggagagaaagaggaggaaaaaGTATCGGTCGAGGGACTATGCTGTTAACCTTGATGGTCAGAAAACGGAGGACACTGTTAAGCCTGTGCGCTTAAAAGAACGCAGGATAACCTTTGATCCTGTGACGGGCCAGATCAAGTCCATGGTACACAAGGAACCTTTTCAGACGGAGGAGGCCGGCGTGCCAGACTCTGCAGAGTGTACAAAGAGGACTGAGAACATTGTGCCCCAGACCCCGTTGCCTCCCTCAGCCCCTACCTTTGGACCGGCCGCCGCCCCTCCCTTCGCCTCTGCCCCGCCCGTTAACCCcgcccctgcccctgcccctaaccctaaccctttccaACAGACAAACTGGAAGGAGCTTTCACGGAACGAAATTATCCAGTCTTACTTGAACCTCCAAAGTAACATGCTCACGTCCTCGGGGGTGCAGACCCCCAGCGCGCACTTTTTTATGTCTGAGTATCTGAAACGGGAGGAGCCCGGTGTCAAGGAGGCCAGGGAGATGCACGTTCTGCAGAAGGACAGCTCGGTGGCGCATCGGCCTGGCGTGAGCGGAGAGGTGACGGACACGGAGCTGGACAGAATACACACGCAACACTGGCCAGGGGTCAATGGTTGCTATGACACAAAGGGTGCCTGGTTTGACTGGACAGAGTGCATATCGTTGGACCCTCACGGGGGCGAAAGCAGACTGAACATCTTGCCATATGTTTGCCTAGACTAA